In Streptomyces capitiformicae, one genomic interval encodes:
- a CDS encoding TetR family transcriptional regulator, producing the protein MSQPAKSSRTPATPDAPESAAGSRAAAQRLKMRRELAAAAMELFSTKGYEATTVDEIAAAAGVARRTFFRHFRSKEEAIFPDHDDTLIRAEAVLNAAPAHEHPLDTVCRGIKEVMKMYAARPEISVARYKLTREVPTLREAEIASVARYERLFTRYLLGHFDEHAHHDDVGDDPLLAEVAASAVVTAHNHVLRRWLRSGGQGDVESQLDRAFAIVRKTFGTGIGAGRTMAPEPAAARASTHGEVLVTVARTDAPLDEVMRTIEEALRDR; encoded by the coding sequence ATGTCCCAGCCCGCCAAGTCCTCACGTACACCAGCTACGCCCGACGCGCCGGAGAGTGCCGCGGGCAGTCGCGCCGCCGCCCAACGGCTCAAGATGCGCCGGGAACTGGCGGCCGCGGCCATGGAGCTGTTCTCGACCAAGGGGTACGAGGCGACCACCGTCGACGAGATCGCGGCTGCGGCCGGCGTCGCCCGCCGCACGTTCTTCCGCCACTTCCGTTCCAAGGAAGAGGCGATCTTCCCGGACCACGACGACACCCTGATCCGCGCCGAGGCGGTGCTCAACGCGGCCCCCGCGCACGAGCACCCGCTCGACACGGTGTGCCGCGGCATCAAGGAAGTCATGAAGATGTACGCGGCCCGGCCGGAGATCTCGGTGGCCCGCTACAAGCTGACCCGCGAGGTGCCCACCCTCCGGGAGGCCGAGATCGCCTCCGTGGCCCGCTACGAGCGCCTCTTCACCCGCTATCTGCTGGGTCACTTCGACGAGCACGCCCACCACGACGACGTGGGCGACGACCCGCTGCTCGCCGAGGTCGCCGCGTCGGCGGTGGTCACCGCGCACAACCACGTGCTGCGGCGGTGGCTCAGGTCCGGCGGCCAGGGAGACGTCGAGAGCCAGCTCGACCGTGCCTTCGCGATCGTCCGCAAGACCTTCGGCACCGGCATCGGCGCGGGTCGGACCATGGCACCCGAGCCGGCCGCCGCGAGGGCCTCCACCCACGGCGAGGTCCTGGTGACGGTCGCCCGGACGGACGCCCCCCTCGACGAGGTCATGCGGACCATCGAAGAGGCACTGAGGGACCGCTGA
- a CDS encoding 3-hydroxyacyl-CoA dehydrogenase family protein, with protein MATPLSPVSPLKTIAVVGLGTMGTGIAEVLTRAGREVIGIDISEAAAGRAVVALEAATERAVGRGRLTERERGDVLARFRTFTDLRAAADADLVIEVVPESYEIKQQIFRELDSIVRPETVLATGTNALSVTRLAADSARPERVLGLHFFNPAPAMKLVEVVSSVLTAPQAVAAVTDLALDLGKEPVAVGDRPGFVADGLLFGYLNQAAAMYEAKYASREDIDAAMRLGCGLPMGPLALLDLIGVDTARTVLEAMYAASRDRLHAPAPILKQLSGAGLTGRKSGRGFYTYEAPGSATVVRDALTPLEGVATVAGRTVRSVGVAGSGTMASGIAEVFAKAGYEVVLAARSEEKAQAAKARIGKSLSRSVDKGRMTVESAAEALDRITPAGSYDAFADVDLALEAVAEDLEVKRQLFATFDKVCKPGAILATTTSSLPVVACARATSRPQDVIGMHFFNPAPAMKLVEVVRTVLTADDVHATVRELCAKVRKHPVDCGDRAGFIVNALLFPYLNNAIKMVQEHYASLDDIDAAMKLGGGYPMGPFELLDVVGLDVSLAIEKVLHREFRDPGLAPAPLLEHLVAAGCLGRKTGRGFREYAKR; from the coding sequence ATGGCCACTCCCCTGTCCCCCGTCTCTCCCCTGAAGACCATTGCCGTGGTCGGCCTCGGCACCATGGGTACCGGTATCGCCGAGGTGCTCACCCGGGCCGGCCGCGAGGTCATCGGCATCGACATCAGCGAGGCGGCGGCCGGTCGTGCCGTCGTCGCGCTGGAGGCCGCGACCGAGCGCGCCGTGGGCCGCGGACGGCTCACGGAGCGGGAGCGCGGCGACGTCCTCGCCCGCTTCCGCACCTTCACCGATCTGCGCGCCGCCGCCGACGCCGACCTGGTGATCGAGGTCGTCCCGGAGTCGTACGAGATCAAACAGCAGATCTTCCGGGAACTGGACTCGATCGTCCGCCCCGAGACCGTCCTGGCCACCGGGACGAACGCCCTGTCCGTCACGCGTCTCGCCGCCGACTCGGCACGCCCCGAGCGCGTCCTCGGGCTGCACTTCTTCAATCCGGCGCCCGCGATGAAGCTGGTCGAGGTCGTCTCCTCGGTGTTGACGGCGCCGCAGGCCGTGGCCGCCGTCACGGATCTCGCCCTCGATCTGGGCAAGGAGCCCGTCGCGGTCGGCGACCGGCCCGGTTTCGTCGCAGACGGGCTGCTGTTCGGTTACCTGAACCAGGCCGCCGCGATGTACGAGGCCAAGTACGCCTCCCGCGAGGACATCGACGCGGCGATGCGGCTCGGCTGCGGTCTGCCGATGGGCCCGCTGGCCCTGCTCGACCTGATCGGCGTCGACACCGCGCGTACGGTCCTGGAGGCCATGTACGCGGCCTCGCGCGACCGGCTGCACGCGCCGGCGCCGATCCTCAAGCAACTCAGCGGGGCGGGCCTGACCGGCCGTAAGTCGGGGCGCGGCTTCTACACGTACGAGGCTCCCGGCTCCGCCACCGTCGTGCGGGACGCGCTGACGCCGCTGGAGGGGGTGGCCACGGTCGCCGGCCGCACCGTCCGTTCGGTGGGTGTCGCGGGCTCCGGGACCATGGCGTCGGGGATCGCCGAAGTGTTCGCGAAGGCCGGGTACGAGGTCGTGCTGGCCGCGCGCAGCGAGGAGAAGGCGCAGGCCGCCAAGGCCCGTATCGGCAAGTCGCTTTCGCGCTCTGTCGACAAGGGGCGGATGACGGTCGAGTCCGCCGCCGAGGCCCTGGACCGGATCACCCCGGCGGGCTCGTACGACGCGTTCGCGGACGTCGACCTGGCGTTGGAGGCGGTGGCCGAGGATCTCGAGGTCAAGCGGCAGCTGTTCGCGACCTTCGACAAGGTCTGCAAGCCGGGCGCGATCCTCGCCACCACCACGTCCTCGCTGCCCGTCGTCGCCTGCGCCCGCGCCACCTCGCGCCCGCAGGACGTGATCGGCATGCACTTCTTCAATCCGGCCCCGGCGATGAAGCTCGTCGAGGTGGTCCGCACGGTCCTGACCGCGGATGACGTCCACGCGACGGTCCGCGAGCTGTGCGCGAAGGTCCGCAAGCATCCGGTGGACTGCGGCGACCGGGCCGGTTTCATCGTGAACGCGCTGCTGTTCCCGTACCTGAACAACGCGATCAAGATGGTCCAGGAGCACTACGCCTCGCTGGACGACATCGACGCGGCCATGAAGCTGGGCGGCGGCTACCCGATGGGGCCGTTCGAACTGCTGGACGTGGTCGGGCTCGATGTCTCGCTGGCCATCGAGAAGGTGCTGCACCGCGAGTTCCGCGACCCGGGGCTGGCCCCGGCGCCCCTCCTTGAGCACCTGGTGGCCGCGGGCTGCCTCGGCCGCAAGACCGGCCGTGGCTTCCGCGAATATGCCAAGCGCTGA
- a CDS encoding adenylosuccinate lyase, with protein sequence MDEELRSLTERVRGESGGAAGYERLVVTDSTDELAAVLTEPGQPLWARELAAFRLGVAGDRRAFEALVLLLNHRDPPRCASAAYALARLADPRTARAAAALATNELRVAYALHPVRLLVELRAPEAVPALITTLQRRLRPHDPYRRVALACVEGLGALGDARARPVLNEALAHPNLAEAAVRALARIPKQR encoded by the coding sequence ATGGACGAAGAGTTGCGATCACTCACGGAACGTGTGCGGGGCGAGTCGGGGGGCGCCGCCGGGTACGAGCGGCTTGTCGTGACCGACAGCACGGATGAGCTGGCGGCCGTCCTGACCGAGCCCGGACAGCCGCTGTGGGCGCGGGAGTTGGCCGCGTTCCGGTTGGGCGTCGCGGGGGACCGACGGGCCTTCGAGGCGCTCGTCCTGCTGCTCAATCACCGGGATCCGCCGCGATGCGCTTCCGCGGCGTACGCCCTGGCCCGACTCGCGGACCCGCGCACCGCCCGCGCGGCGGCCGCCCTCGCCACGAATGAGCTACGGGTCGCCTATGCCCTGCATCCGGTACGGCTGCTCGTCGAGCTTCGTGCGCCCGAGGCTGTGCCGGCGCTGATCACCACGCTCCAGCGGAGGCTGCGGCCGCATGACCCGTACCGCCGGGTCGCTCTCGCGTGCGTGGAGGGGCTGGGGGCTCTGGGGGATGCCCGGGCCAGGCCCGTGTTGAACGAGGCGCTCGCTCATCCGAACCTCGCCGAGGCGGCGGTGCGCGCGTTGGCCCGGATTCCGAAACAGAGGTAG
- a CDS encoding alpha/beta hydrolase — protein sequence MKKRAAALSGAVAVLAGMVTSVPADANARSAAAPVAKLAWKKCATTDYPTLQCASLKVPLDHDNPRGRNITIALSRVPHTAKKYQGPLLVNPGGPGGSGITLAGFVASTLPKKVAAQYDVIGFDPRGVGASKPALDCKSDYFSTVRPNSLPTTAKTEQANLNRARSFAKACATKYADVLPYIDTISAVKDMDAIREALGARQINYFGYSYGTYLGAVYGKLFPNRVRRAVLDSVVDATGVWYEDNLRQDYAFNDRHRALMAWIAKHDKTYKLGTDPEKIEAKWYAMRSALAKKPADGKVGPSELEDTFMPGGYYNGYWPFLADAFAAYVNKKDDDPLVEAYENFGAVDGEGDNGYSVYAAVQCRDAHWPRDWGTWRDDNWEVYEKAPFMTWNNAWYNAPCAFWPTESRTAVDISNTALPPVLIFQATDDAATPYEGGAITHHLLRGSSLVVEEGGGNHGITLSGNTCLDKHLAAYLSDGTVPRGGGEADAVCAKLPDPKPLSDKDAPTSARGSTLHGLLGFRG from the coding sequence ATGAAGAAACGCGCAGCCGCTCTGAGCGGTGCCGTCGCCGTGTTGGCCGGGATGGTCACGTCCGTCCCGGCCGACGCGAACGCCCGCTCAGCGGCCGCACCGGTGGCGAAACTCGCCTGGAAGAAGTGCGCCACCACTGACTACCCCACGCTCCAGTGCGCGTCCCTGAAGGTGCCGCTGGACCACGACAATCCGCGGGGCCGGAACATCACGATCGCACTCTCCCGTGTCCCGCACACCGCGAAGAAGTACCAGGGGCCCCTGCTGGTCAACCCGGGCGGCCCCGGCGGCAGCGGGATCACGCTCGCCGGATTCGTCGCGTCCACGCTGCCGAAGAAGGTGGCGGCGCAGTACGACGTCATCGGCTTCGACCCGCGTGGCGTCGGCGCCAGCAAGCCCGCCCTCGACTGCAAGTCGGACTACTTCTCGACGGTGCGCCCCAACTCCCTGCCGACGACAGCGAAGACCGAGCAGGCCAACCTGAACCGCGCCCGGTCCTTCGCCAAGGCCTGCGCCACGAAGTACGCGGACGTGCTGCCGTACATCGACACGATCAGCGCGGTCAAGGACATGGACGCCATCCGCGAGGCCCTCGGCGCCCGGCAGATCAACTACTTCGGGTACTCGTACGGCACCTATCTCGGCGCCGTGTACGGCAAGCTCTTCCCGAACCGCGTACGGCGGGCGGTGCTGGACTCCGTCGTCGACGCCACGGGGGTCTGGTACGAGGACAACCTCCGGCAGGACTACGCCTTCAACGACCGCCACCGGGCCCTGATGGCCTGGATCGCCAAGCACGACAAGACCTACAAGCTCGGCACCGATCCGGAGAAGATCGAGGCCAAGTGGTACGCGATGCGGTCGGCGCTGGCCAAGAAGCCCGCGGACGGCAAGGTGGGCCCCTCCGAGTTGGAGGACACCTTCATGCCGGGCGGCTACTACAACGGCTACTGGCCCTTCCTCGCCGACGCGTTCGCGGCCTACGTGAACAAGAAGGACGACGACCCACTGGTCGAGGCGTACGAGAACTTCGGTGCCGTCGACGGGGAGGGCGACAACGGCTACAGCGTCTACGCCGCGGTGCAGTGCCGTGACGCGCACTGGCCGCGCGACTGGGGCACCTGGCGCGACGACAACTGGGAGGTGTACGAGAAGGCGCCATTCATGACCTGGAACAACGCCTGGTACAACGCACCCTGCGCCTTCTGGCCCACCGAGTCCCGCACCGCCGTGGACATCTCCAACACCGCGCTGCCGCCGGTGCTGATCTTCCAGGCCACGGACGATGCGGCCACCCCGTACGAGGGCGGCGCCATCACCCACCACCTCCTGCGCGGCTCCAGCCTGGTGGTCGAGGAGGGCGGCGGAAACCACGGCATCACCCTCAGCGGCAACACCTGCCTGGACAAACACCTGGCGGCCTACCTGTCCGACGGCACGGTACCCCGCGGCGGCGGCGAGGCCGACGCGGTCTGCGCGAAGCTGCCGGACCCGAAGCCCCTGAGCGACAAGGACGCGCCCACCTCCGCACGGGGTTCGACGCTGCACGGCCTGCTCGGCTTCCGCGGCTGA
- a CDS encoding Rv2578c family radical SAM protein produces MRWNHLAENPATARDAALFGAEAVTSRTFDTPEFRGMTFHEVRAKTILNRVPGASRMPFEWTVNPYRGCTHACVYCFARKTHSYLDLDTGLDFDSQIVVKINAPELLRRQLASPRWHGEHIAMGTNVDCYQRAEGRYRLMPGIIAALRDHANPFSILTKGTLILRDLDLIRQAAEVTEVGISVSVGFTDQELWRTVEPGTPAPERRLDIVRTFADHGIGCGVLMAPVLPFLSDHPDRLRATVRAIAASGATSVTPLVLHLRPGAREWYMAWLERHHPYLVRRYERLYAEGAYAPKWYQRRITRQVHELAREYGMGPRASELPRRIPLPESAPPQPAAESAPTQLTLL; encoded by the coding sequence ATGCGCTGGAACCATCTGGCCGAGAACCCCGCCACGGCCCGGGACGCCGCGCTGTTCGGCGCGGAGGCGGTGACGAGCCGCACCTTCGACACCCCCGAGTTCCGAGGCATGACGTTTCACGAAGTCCGGGCGAAGACGATCCTGAACCGGGTGCCCGGAGCCTCCCGGATGCCGTTCGAATGGACGGTGAACCCTTATCGGGGCTGCACGCACGCGTGCGTCTACTGCTTCGCCCGCAAGACCCACAGCTACCTGGACCTCGACACCGGCCTCGACTTCGACTCGCAGATCGTGGTGAAGATCAACGCGCCCGAGCTGCTGCGCCGCCAGCTGGCCTCACCACGCTGGCACGGCGAGCACATCGCCATGGGCACCAACGTGGACTGCTACCAGCGCGCCGAGGGCCGCTACCGCCTGATGCCGGGCATCATCGCCGCCCTGCGCGACCACGCGAACCCCTTCTCGATCCTGACCAAGGGCACGCTGATCCTGCGCGACCTCGACCTCATCCGGCAGGCCGCGGAGGTCACCGAGGTCGGGATATCCGTCTCCGTCGGCTTCACCGACCAGGAACTGTGGCGCACCGTCGAGCCGGGCACGCCCGCGCCCGAGCGCCGGCTGGACATCGTGCGCACCTTCGCCGACCACGGCATCGGCTGCGGAGTGCTGATGGCCCCCGTGCTCCCCTTCCTCAGCGACCACCCCGACCGGCTGCGCGCCACCGTACGGGCGATCGCCGCCTCCGGGGCCACCTCCGTGACCCCGCTGGTGCTGCATCTGCGGCCCGGCGCACGCGAGTGGTACATGGCGTGGCTTGAGCGCCATCACCCGTATCTCGTACGCCGTTACGAGCGGCTGTACGCGGAGGGCGCGTACGCCCCGAAGTGGTACCAGCGGCGGATCACCCGTCAGGTCCACGAACTGGCGCGGGAGTACGGCATGGGGCCGAGGGCCTCTGAGCTGCCGAGAAGGATCCCGCTGCCCGAGTCGGCACCGCCGCAGCCGGCGGCGGAGTCGGCACCGACCCAGCTGACCCTTCTCTGA
- a CDS encoding SRPBCC family protein — MAQVEATTERIVAADAETVFDTLADYSGERGKMLPEHFSEYEVREGGDGEGTLVHWKLQATSKRVRDCLLEVTEPSDGELVEKDRNSSMVTVWRVTPAGEGKSRVVVTTTWQGAGGIGGFFEKTFAPKGLGRIYDALLANLAAEVEK, encoded by the coding sequence ATGGCGCAGGTCGAGGCCACGACGGAGCGAATCGTCGCGGCGGACGCGGAGACGGTGTTCGACACCCTGGCCGACTACAGCGGCGAGCGGGGGAAGATGCTGCCCGAGCACTTCAGCGAGTACGAGGTGCGCGAGGGCGGCGACGGCGAGGGCACCCTCGTCCACTGGAAGCTCCAGGCCACCAGCAAGCGCGTCCGCGACTGTCTCCTGGAAGTCACCGAGCCCTCCGACGGTGAGCTCGTCGAGAAGGACCGCAACTCCTCCATGGTCACCGTCTGGCGGGTCACCCCGGCCGGCGAGGGCAAGTCCCGTGTCGTCGTGACCACCACCTGGCAGGGCGCCGGCGGCATCGGCGGCTTCTTCGAGAAGACCTTCGCCCCCAAGGGCCTCGGCCGCATCTACGACGCCCTCCTCGCCAACCTCGCCGCCGAGGTCGAGAAGTAG
- a CDS encoding MFS transporter produces MSAITLVKDEPATTPAPPPAVDPPRLEPRRVRLVFFALMLALLLAALEQMIVATALPGIVGELHGADRMSWAITAYLLTATVGLPIHGRLSERRGRKGVFQFAILVFVIGSALAGSAQTMDQLIAFRALQGVGAGGLMIGVQAIIAEIVPPAARGRFMGLVGAAFALASLTGPLLGGYFTDHLSWRWCFYVNVPFGLITLAVVTLALKLPKTTAPRGRFDVVGALLLTVASTCLVLSAGWGGDAYAWDSRVVLGLGAGAVAATVLFLVVERFAAEPLMPLRLFRDRAFVVTGLVGPAIGGALFAAVSYLPAYLQTVEGTSATESGLLMLPMLAGIVGASVVSGQLISHTGHYKTYPVLGSALAAVGTWLLSRLETDTPRLHFGLWSAVLGTGIGMVMPVLILAVQSSVRPSDTGSATNANNYFRQLGGIVGVAVLGTLLTNRLASVRDAPAEAYADAVPRMFLYLVPVLVLGLLIAFFLKEEPLVSHDEVPAEPLPPDRIPQARSPYATGVPVRGTVRHPDGTVVPRAALTLIDSTGGQTGRGGSGEDGRYTLPTPGPGAYVLIAAACGHQPQAVSVTVGEHPVEVDIVLDGAGRLIGVVHTADGRPVPDATVTLTDVHGDVVVTTRSGEEGEYRITDLVAGEYTLAAGTHSYRPAALPVTVRAAGETRQDIELAGGAVLKGTVRAGGGRPVEDARVTLLDAAGNVVDTLTTGLDGTFRFVDLSSGEYTVIATGYPPVATVLQIAGGGSTERDLQLGYPGYTD; encoded by the coding sequence ATGAGCGCGATCACACTGGTGAAGGACGAACCGGCCACCACCCCCGCACCACCACCGGCCGTCGATCCTCCCCGACTCGAGCCGCGCCGCGTGCGGTTGGTCTTCTTCGCCCTCATGCTCGCGCTGCTCCTCGCCGCGCTGGAGCAGATGATCGTGGCCACCGCCCTCCCGGGAATCGTCGGCGAGCTGCACGGCGCGGACCGGATGTCCTGGGCGATCACCGCATACCTGCTCACCGCCACCGTCGGACTGCCCATCCACGGCAGGCTCAGCGAACGCCGTGGCCGCAAGGGCGTCTTCCAGTTCGCGATCCTGGTCTTCGTGATCGGCTCCGCGCTCGCCGGCTCCGCACAGACGATGGACCAGCTCATCGCCTTCCGGGCGCTCCAGGGCGTCGGCGCGGGCGGTCTCATGATCGGCGTCCAGGCGATCATCGCCGAGATCGTGCCGCCCGCTGCACGCGGCCGCTTCATGGGCCTGGTCGGCGCCGCGTTCGCACTCGCCTCCCTCACCGGCCCGCTCCTCGGGGGCTACTTCACGGACCACCTCTCCTGGCGGTGGTGCTTCTACGTCAACGTGCCCTTCGGTCTCATCACTCTGGCCGTCGTCACCCTCGCGCTGAAACTGCCGAAAACCACCGCCCCCAGAGGGCGTTTCGACGTGGTCGGCGCGCTGCTGCTGACCGTCGCCTCCACCTGCCTGGTACTGTCGGCCGGTTGGGGCGGCGACGCGTACGCGTGGGACTCGCGGGTCGTCCTCGGACTCGGCGCCGGGGCGGTGGCGGCGACCGTCCTGTTCCTCGTCGTCGAACGGTTCGCGGCCGAACCCCTCATGCCCCTGCGGTTGTTCAGGGACCGGGCCTTCGTCGTGACCGGGCTCGTGGGACCGGCCATCGGCGGCGCGCTCTTCGCGGCCGTCAGCTACCTGCCGGCCTATCTGCAGACCGTGGAGGGGACGTCCGCGACCGAGTCCGGGCTGCTCATGCTGCCGATGCTGGCCGGCATCGTCGGCGCGTCCGTCGTCTCCGGCCAACTCATCAGCCACACCGGGCACTACAAGACGTACCCGGTCCTCGGCAGCGCCCTCGCCGCCGTCGGCACGTGGCTGCTGTCCCGCCTGGAGACCGACACCCCCCGGCTGCACTTCGGCCTCTGGTCGGCCGTCCTCGGCACCGGCATCGGCATGGTGATGCCGGTCCTGATCCTCGCCGTGCAGAGCTCCGTGCGCCCCTCCGACACCGGCAGTGCCACCAACGCCAACAACTACTTCCGGCAGCTGGGCGGGATCGTGGGCGTGGCCGTCCTCGGCACGCTCCTGACGAACCGGCTCGCCTCGGTGCGCGACGCACCCGCCGAGGCCTACGCCGACGCCGTGCCCCGGATGTTCCTGTACCTCGTGCCGGTGCTCGTCCTCGGGCTGCTCATCGCCTTCTTCCTCAAGGAGGAACCACTGGTGTCCCACGACGAGGTTCCCGCAGAGCCCCTGCCGCCCGATCGCATCCCGCAGGCGCGATCCCCGTACGCCACCGGGGTCCCCGTCCGCGGCACGGTCCGGCACCCCGACGGCACCGTCGTGCCCCGGGCCGCGCTCACCCTCATCGACTCCACCGGCGGACAGACCGGGCGCGGCGGCAGCGGCGAGGACGGGCGGTACACGCTGCCCACGCCCGGGCCCGGGGCGTATGTGCTGATCGCGGCCGCGTGCGGCCACCAGCCGCAGGCGGTGAGCGTGACCGTCGGCGAGCATCCCGTCGAGGTCGACATCGTGCTCGACGGCGCGGGGCGGCTGATCGGTGTGGTGCACACGGCCGACGGCAGGCCGGTGCCCGACGCCACGGTCACGCTCACGGACGTCCACGGTGACGTCGTCGTGACCACGCGCAGCGGCGAGGAGGGCGAGTACCGCATCACCGACCTGGTCGCCGGCGAGTACACCCTCGCCGCCGGCACCCACTCCTACCGCCCGGCCGCGCTGCCCGTCACCGTCCGGGCCGCCGGCGAGACCCGCCAGGACATCGAACTCGCCGGGGGCGCCGTCCTGAAGGGCACCGTCCGCGCCGGCGGCGGCCGTCCCGTCGAGGACGCCCGTGTCACCCTCCTCGACGCCGCCGGAAACGTTGTCGACACCCTCACCACCGGCCTCGACGGAACCTTCCGGTTCGTCGACCTCTCCTCCGGCGAGTACACGGTGATCGCCACCGGATACCCACCGGTCGCGACGGTGCTCCAGATCGCCGGTGGCGGCAGCACGGAGCGGGATCTGCAACTGGGGTACCCGGGGTACACGGACTGA